GGCGGACGACGGCCGGAGCTGGCAGCCGGCCCGGCTCGGCCCGGACCACGGGGAGCACTCGTTCCGCGAGTGGAGCTACACCTGGAGGCCGGAGCGTCCGGGCGCGCACGTGCTGGCGGTGCGGGCGGCCGACGCCGCCGGCAACACGCAGCCGGACGAGCCGGTGTGGAACCCCGGGGGCTACCTGTGGAACCGCATCGAGCGCCAGGAGGTGGTCGTGGGACCCGCCGCATGAGGCACGGCCGCCTCGCGACAGGGCTGGGGCTGGCCGGGCTGGCCGCCCTGACCGGCCTCTCGATCTGGAGCGGCGCCGGGCCGGGCGCGCCGCCGGAAGCGAGCCCGGGCTGGATGGGGGCCACGGGGGCGCGGCCCGGCGGAGCGGCCTCCGCCGGAGCAGCGGCGGTAAGCGGCGGCGCGCTGCACCGTGCCGGCACCCTCCCGCCCCCCTCCAGCCAGGACACCGGGTCGGCGGCCAGCCGGGCGGGCGAATACGTGCCGGGCAGCCTAGGGGCGATCGAGCAGCCGCTGCCGCAGACCCAGCCTCCCGGCGCCGAGTACGGCGTTTCCGCCTACCCGCTCTATACGCCGGAGCTCGCGCCGGGGGAGGGGCGGGAGCTGGTGCAGGGTTTCTGCAGCACCTGTCACAGCCTCACCTACATCACCATGCAGCCGCCCTTGCCGCCCGCCGCCTGGGAGGCGTCCGTGCAGAAGATGATCACGACCTTCGGCGCGCAGATCCGGCAGGACGTGGCCCGCCGGATCACCGCCTACCTGCAGGCGCACTACTCGACGGGCAGGCGCGGCTAGCGCCGCGGAGGGACCCCGCCCCCGCTCAGGACGCCATGCGCTGGCTGGAGGGCGGGACCAGCCCCTTCAGCCGCATGTAGGTGACGATGTTGCCGTAATGCTCGAAGTCGTGGGCCGCGTTGAGGATGAGCACCGCGAGCCGGGTCCGCTGGCCGCCGAACAGGTCGATCGTCTCCAGCGAGGCCGCGTCCGCGATACCATACGCGCGGTCGCAGTATTCGAACGAGGCGCGCAGCGCCTCGACCAGCGCGGGCTTGGCCGCGCGCGTCTTCTCGAAATCCTCCTTGTGCGGGTCCTCCTCCTTCAGCGCGCTCGAGCAGAAGAGGTAGTTGGCATTGGCGATGTGCGCGATCAGTTCCGCGAAGTTGCGCACCTCCGCCGTGGGCCGGAAGGCGTAGTTCTCTTCCGGCATCTGATCCGCGGCCCGGACCACGTAACCCTTTGCGATCTCGTAGATGGCGCGCGCCGAGCCGACCGCCGCATTCGGATTGGCCGGCTCGCCCGCGGCGCCCTGGGCGAAGGCGGGCCCGGCGGCAGCAACG
This sequence is a window from Gemmatimonadota bacterium. Protein-coding genes within it:
- a CDS encoding sulfide dehydrogenase; translation: MHRAGTLPPPSSQDTGSAASRAGEYVPGSLGAIEQPLPQTQPPGAEYGVSAYPLYTPELAPGEGRELVQGFCSTCHSLTYITMQPPLPPAAWEASVQKMITTFGAQIRQDVARRITAYLQAHYSTGRRG
- a CDS encoding DinB family protein; the encoded protein is MKRLLGVAVFVAAAGPAFAQGAAGEPANPNAAVGSARAIYEIAKGYVVRAADQMPEENYAFRPTAEVRNFAELIAHIANANYLFCSSALKEEDPHKEDFEKTRAAKPALVEALRASFEYCDRAYGIADAASLETIDLFGGQRTRLAVLILNAAHDFEHYGNIVTYMRLKGLVPPSSQRMAS